One window of Paludibacter propionicigenes WB4 genomic DNA carries:
- the tnpA gene encoding IS200/IS605 family transposase has protein sequence MSSYRQILYHIVFRTKDSIKTLNLENSEELYKYIWGVIKGKNGKLYRINGMEDHIHILSDLHPSIALADYLRDIKTASSIWIKESGKFPEFYGWADGYAAFSYAYGDKETIINYIKNQREHHKTTTFEEELRKLLIEHEVEINENFFP, from the coding sequence ATGTCAAGCTACCGTCAAATTCTATATCACATTGTTTTTCGGACAAAAGACAGTATAAAAACACTAAATCTCGAAAATAGCGAGGAACTCTATAAATATATCTGGGGAGTAATCAAAGGCAAAAACGGTAAACTTTATCGAATAAATGGAATGGAAGATCACATTCATATTTTATCCGATTTACATCCATCTATTGCTTTGGCTGATTATCTACGAGATATAAAAACAGCTTCTTCAATTTGGATCAAAGAAAGTGGAAAGTTTCCTGAATTTTATGGTTGGGCAGATGGTTATGCAGCATTTTCGTATGCTTATGGTGATAAGGAAACAATTATAAATTACATCAAGAATCAACGGGAACATCATAAAACAACTACTTTTGAAGAAGAACTAAGAAAATTGTTGATCGAACATGAAGTGGAAATAAATGAGAATTTCTTCCCTTGA
- the radA gene encoding DNA repair protein RadA, with the protein MAKTKSVYVCQNCGVDSPKWIGKCPSCGEWNTYVEEVVSKDNTPKVVMGGLEITKQKPILITEVETSEESRFDTSCNELNRVLGGGLVPGSLVLIGGEPGIGKSTLVLQVVLNMKGKRTLYVSGEESVKQLKLRAERLKFENPDCYIVSETSLEQIFVHVQNIQPDVLIVDSIQTISTEMIESSPGSVSQVRECAAHLLKFSKTTSIPVLLIGHINKEGSIAGPKVLEHIVDTVLQFEGDQHYMYRILRSIKNRFGSTSELGIFEMQQSGLREVSNPSELLLSQNHEGLSGVAIASAIEGVRPFLIETQALVSSAAYGTPQRSSTGFDLRRLNMLLAVLEKRAGFKIAQKDVFLNIAGGIKVNDPAIDLAVISAILSSNVDIAIEKHVCVAGEVGLSGEIRPINRIEQRILEAEKLGFKKMIIPEYNLKSLNLNKLNIELIQVKKVEEAFRVLFKR; encoded by the coding sequence ATGGCCAAAACTAAATCTGTATATGTTTGTCAAAATTGTGGCGTCGATTCGCCGAAATGGATAGGCAAATGTCCATCGTGTGGCGAGTGGAACACCTATGTAGAAGAAGTAGTCAGTAAAGACAATACGCCCAAAGTAGTGATGGGCGGACTCGAAATTACCAAACAAAAACCTATTCTGATTACAGAAGTGGAAACCTCGGAAGAGAGCCGTTTCGATACCAGTTGCAACGAGTTGAATCGGGTGTTGGGCGGCGGATTGGTTCCGGGCTCGCTGGTGCTGATTGGTGGCGAGCCGGGTATCGGCAAGTCTACGCTGGTGCTACAGGTGGTGCTCAATATGAAAGGAAAACGTACACTCTACGTGTCCGGCGAGGAAAGCGTAAAACAGCTGAAACTCCGTGCCGAGCGCCTGAAGTTTGAGAATCCCGACTGCTACATTGTCAGCGAAACTTCGCTCGAACAAATCTTTGTACATGTTCAAAACATTCAGCCCGATGTGCTTATTGTCGATTCCATTCAGACTATTTCTACCGAAATGATAGAGTCGTCGCCCGGGTCTGTGTCGCAGGTGCGGGAGTGTGCGGCTCATCTTCTCAAATTCAGTAAAACAACTTCCATTCCGGTGTTGCTCATCGGTCATATCAACAAAGAAGGCAGCATTGCCGGTCCGAAAGTGTTGGAGCATATCGTGGACACGGTGCTCCAGTTCGAAGGCGACCAGCATTATATGTACCGCATCCTGCGTTCCATCAAAAACCGCTTTGGAAGTACGTCCGAACTCGGTATTTTCGAAATGCAGCAAAGCGGTTTGCGCGAAGTAAGCAATCCGTCGGAACTGCTGCTTTCGCAAAACCACGAGGGATTAAGCGGCGTAGCCATTGCTTCGGCTATTGAAGGCGTCCGTCCTTTCCTGATAGAAACGCAGGCGTTGGTCAGCTCAGCGGCTTACGGCACCCCTCAACGCTCGAGCACTGGCTTTGATCTGCGCCGACTGAACATGTTGCTGGCCGTGCTCGAAAAGCGCGCCGGATTCAAAATTGCCCAAAAGGATGTGTTTCTCAACATTGCCGGTGGCATAAAAGTAAACGACCCGGCCATTGACCTGGCGGTTATATCGGCCATCTTGTCGTCCAACGTGGATATAGCTATCGAAAAGCACGTATGTGTGGCCGGTGAAGTAGGACTTTCAGGTGAAATTCGCCCCATCAACCGCATAGAACAGCGCATACTCGAAGCCGAAAAGCTTGGATTCAAAAAAATGATTATCCCCGAATACAACCTGAAAAGTCTCAACCTCAACAAGCTCAATATCGAACTGATACAGGTAAAGAAAGTGGAAGAGGCGTTCAGGGTGTTGTTTAAGAGATAA
- a CDS encoding ATP-binding protein, translating to MVIKRNILSKLIKWRDSKNRKPLILQGARQVGKTWALKQFGKEYFENTAYFNFDEKTELKQFFAQTKDVNRLLQNLSFVNGKPILPEKTLIIFDEIQECNDALNSLKYFNENAPQYVLVCAGSLLGVALNRGASFPVGKVDFLNVYPVSFSEFLGASDLQLLEYLSLKDNFDQIPDLFFNQLVDKFKMYYISGGMPEAVVALLENQDVEQTQRILSNILNAYQLDFSKHTENHLIPKLTHVWNSVPSQLARENKKFVYQTVKQGARAREYEDALLWLAQAGLIYRVYSCKKPALPLSAYGDLSAFKVYLSDVGLLRRLSALDPIAIREGNRLFVEFKGALTENFILQSLIMQFEETPHYWTSGNQAEVDFLIQYQNDIIPIEVKADENVTGKSLSFYEKQFQPKYRIRYSLKNLKQDGNLINIPLFMADFTKKILTLADRTNNLPQIN from the coding sequence ATGGTTATAAAGAGGAATATACTTTCAAAACTGATTAAATGGCGGGATTCAAAGAACCGAAAACCTCTTATCTTGCAGGGTGCGCGTCAGGTTGGTAAAACTTGGGCGTTAAAACAATTTGGAAAAGAATACTTTGAAAATACTGCTTATTTCAATTTTGATGAAAAAACCGAATTGAAGCAATTTTTCGCGCAAACAAAAGATGTCAACCGTTTGCTTCAGAATCTTTCATTTGTGAATGGCAAACCGATTCTTCCTGAAAAAACACTGATCATTTTCGACGAAATTCAGGAATGCAATGACGCTTTAAACAGCTTGAAGTATTTCAACGAAAATGCACCGCAATACGTTTTGGTTTGCGCAGGTTCATTGTTGGGCGTGGCTCTCAATCGTGGTGCGTCTTTCCCAGTTGGCAAAGTCGATTTTTTAAACGTGTATCCGGTTTCTTTCTCCGAATTTCTAGGAGCATCAGATCTCCAGTTGCTCGAATATCTTTCTTTAAAAGATAATTTCGATCAAATTCCGGATCTATTTTTCAATCAATTGGTAGATAAGTTTAAAATGTATTATATTTCAGGTGGAATGCCCGAAGCTGTAGTTGCTTTGCTCGAGAATCAGGACGTTGAGCAAACCCAACGAATTCTGAGCAACATTCTAAATGCATATCAACTCGACTTTTCGAAACATACTGAAAATCATTTGATTCCTAAATTGACGCACGTCTGGAACTCCGTTCCATCTCAATTGGCGCGCGAGAATAAAAAATTCGTGTATCAGACTGTAAAGCAAGGAGCAAGAGCACGAGAATACGAAGATGCACTGTTATGGTTAGCACAGGCGGGATTGATTTACCGGGTTTACTCATGCAAAAAGCCAGCGCTTCCACTTTCGGCATACGGTGATTTGTCGGCATTTAAAGTATATCTTTCTGATGTGGGACTTTTACGAAGATTGTCGGCATTAGATCCCATTGCCATACGAGAAGGTAATCGATTGTTTGTTGAATTTAAAGGTGCATTGACCGAAAATTTCATATTACAGAGCCTGATAATGCAGTTTGAAGAAACTCCACACTATTGGACTTCAGGCAATCAAGCAGAAGTTGATTTTCTAATTCAATACCAAAATGATATAATACCAATTGAAGTAAAAGCAGACGAAAATGTGACAGGTAAAAGTTTGAGCTTTTACGAAAAACAATTTCAACCAAAATATAGAATTCGTTATTCATTGAAAAATCTGAAACAAGATGGTAATTTAATCAATATCCCTTTGTTTATGGCTGATTTTACAAAAAAAATCCTGACATTAGCAGACAGAACGAATAACCTGCCTCAAATAAACTAA
- a CDS encoding MATE family efflux transporter, with amino-acid sequence MDITSNKNIFKITYPIFLTLVAQNIINVTNTAFLGRVGEVELGASAIGGVFYFAIYMVGFGFSQGAQILIGRRNGEKNFSQIGPIFNNGLLFNFLISILIFGLSVVGIPHIMKFLVSSEHVYKASIAYLDWRVYGFFFSFINVIFRGLYVGITQTRVLTISAVLMAITNIIFDYLLIFGNFGFPRLGIEGAGISSVIAEVVTLLYLVWHTIYRTDMKLYGLFAFKKVELKTILSILDLSIFIMFQYFISISTWFMFFIFIERMGERPLAVTNIGRSLYILLMIPGSALSTTVNTLVSNLIGAGRKEEVVPFIRRIVGIAVLLVVPLLILTFSFPELFARIYTDDASLIKACVPVMRVVSVAMIFCAVGNIVFNGVSGTGNTRTAFAIEFLTLFFYLGYVYYTAIVHPSHVAVVWMSEFVYWIIIGGLGYWYLMKGNWRKKEI; translated from the coding sequence ATGGACATAACTTCCAATAAAAATATATTTAAAATTACCTATCCTATTTTCCTGACACTCGTTGCTCAGAATATTATCAACGTAACCAATACGGCTTTTCTGGGGCGTGTAGGCGAGGTGGAGTTGGGTGCTTCGGCCATTGGCGGAGTATTTTACTTTGCTATTTACATGGTCGGTTTTGGGTTCAGTCAGGGTGCGCAGATACTCATAGGCCGACGAAACGGCGAGAAAAACTTCTCGCAGATAGGGCCTATTTTCAACAACGGGTTACTCTTTAATTTTTTGATAAGTATTCTGATATTCGGGCTGTCGGTAGTAGGCATTCCTCATATCATGAAGTTTCTTGTCAGTTCGGAGCACGTATACAAAGCCTCCATTGCTTACCTGGACTGGCGGGTGTATGGTTTTTTCTTTTCATTTATCAATGTGATTTTTCGCGGATTGTATGTAGGGATAACGCAGACACGTGTGCTCACCATATCGGCCGTGCTCATGGCCATAACCAACATTATCTTCGATTATTTACTGATTTTCGGCAACTTTGGTTTTCCACGTCTGGGTATTGAGGGAGCCGGTATTTCTTCGGTTATTGCCGAAGTGGTCACGTTGCTTTACCTGGTTTGGCACACTATCTATCGTACGGATATGAAACTTTACGGACTTTTTGCATTTAAAAAAGTGGAGCTCAAAACCATTTTGTCCATTCTGGATTTGTCCATTTTCATTATGTTTCAGTACTTCATTTCCATATCCACGTGGTTCATGTTCTTTATATTTATCGAACGGATGGGTGAACGTCCGCTGGCGGTGACTAATATCGGACGAAGTTTATACATACTGCTTATGATTCCGGGTTCGGCCTTGTCTACTACGGTAAATACATTGGTGAGTAACCTGATAGGAGCCGGGCGAAAAGAAGAAGTGGTTCCTTTCATACGGCGCATTGTGGGTATTGCTGTTTTGCTGGTGGTGCCCTTGCTCATTCTTACGTTTAGTTTTCCGGAACTTTTTGCCCGAATTTATACCGACGATGCAAGCCTTATCAAAGCCTGTGTTCCGGTCATGCGGGTAGTGTCGGTAGCCATGATTTTTTGTGCAGTGGGTAATATTGTTTTCAACGGCGTCTCGGGCACTGGCAACACGCGTACGGCTTTTGCCATCGAATTTCTGACACTGTTCTTTTATCTCGGATACGTATATTATACGGCAATTGTTCACCCAAGCCATGTAGCGGTAGTGTGGATGTCGGAGTTTGTCTATTGGATAATTATCGGAGGACTTGGTTATTGGTATTTGATGAAAGGAAACTGGCGCAAGAAAGAGATTTAA
- a CDS encoding alpha-2-macroglobulin family protein — translation MKKYFVVIAITSLLFVTLLVAQKSTIPLEKRWKTVQELADKQLPESALKEVESILAQAQKEKKSADVIKAMIYKMSFTLDKNPDETSALIKDFESFTEKSSDPAEKALLHSMTAELYALIYQRDQWTINQRTELKGTVPDDIKEWTKNIYFDKISKHLSASLDNTAVLQKTDADKFITLLQKGDDSKTLQPTLFDFLGSRKIHILQQISAACSLKNPLSDTSLFADIKTFTSLPLDSTYRGSTENQVLETYQQLLAYNKQTNNIPALLYTDLQRLNYINQEKESGDDNDSLYIHALKQLEAQFSDNEAVVEVLAEKASYYQNRPQTANHLKTAYEICEQGIKRFKKYKRINLLKNIQSQITQKQLDIFYPVIARPASTFKLKVQSANIQTLQLQVFKINATAEQYFKYKHNNRNQKVIYPDNTLLETRNIEVKPNTNFENQTTPIEFKTGDFGIYEFRVRENNDSSVSERTLGAFTVTNLSYMNRITEPNLGNLYVLDRQTGHPQEQVNVTVYKNKWARNEYQLNLIKQLATDKTGLCQYPFTSNDANNVFFFSKGKDQYFSSESYSYFNQHDARNNESMKLNLFTDRSLYRPGQTVYFKGIAYQADKTNQKVANEGIAYEVTLFDANNQKVTAKSFKTNRFGSFAGEFVLPQGGLNGAYRIQSGTYSQVFWVEEYKRPTFEVKIDKPKNEVSFGNKVALSGSVKAYAGYAVGDAKVKYRIIRRPHRYCWWFEEPDKEIINGTTVSKPDGTFEVSFVPEKSDKAELNVRGQFYTYTVYADATDLKGETQKGEQSVSVGDKALFILAEVDDKIDKKQACNIAIHTETVNGEAVRSNIKYTVSRLAETTEYNEEITNKAIEPEEIYNFKVQEEVLAGNFDTDSKKLQLALGKLASGRYKIQFQTTDAYGKQVTTEKIFILYSQDDKRPPVKTYVWLQSPVTECAVGESATILFGTSTQNSMILYEVMQGNTVLESKWIPFSDEIRKFNILYKESYGAGVTVMLTFMKNEQLFTRSVTLTKKVAERKLTPALSVFRNKLQPGEKAEWTITVPETEKNKNVAELMVSMYDASLNAIRPHTWFFNPTNREQVAFSPNWTSNGNNFMSDNALFLIPYKTIKEIQLNQLNWFGLDVAIRNGMRNRNLFIRGLNSRRAGKFTAPVIKKDEEIKSQDLLMDAKVSISIADVKGNDEANGKDIADVRQAVTQEVEEKPFFMKGPKLKENNTERNLVQLRTNFNETAFFYPQLQTDAQGNVKFTFTAPESLTRWDVKMLAHTADLYFGQGEAQVVTQKDLMVQMNLPRFVRRSDKLILSANVVNLTDKTLTANVSFELIDTATDKPIKLKDAAPKAVTLAANETKAVQWELTEFSPYELVTCKVIARAGNFSDGEQKYLPVLPDKVLITESLPLTIRGNETRTFNFESLIKNSTKVDSKNLSVEFSSYPAWYAVQALPTVSEPQSENALDYFTAYYANSLAGFIANSNPKIAATFEQWRKAGGSREALLSNLEKNSELKNMLLEETPWVVAAKDETEQKRQIALLFDLNMQKNQAKQYIDKVISLQQPSGAFTWFKGMPDSRYITQEILLNWARLAKMTKSDILTDYLSSLTAALHYLDLEIAREFANLRKNNKNYEKEMSVDNMQLFYLHLRSEYPTIPIDQSAQEAVKFYTAQSEKYWTNFTLYGKAMMALVANRNGKTLLANSILKSLKENALKTDEFGMYWAKNTSGYFWNERPIAVQAAIIEAFSEISNNTADIDEMKIWLLKQKQTQRWDSPMSTVNAIYALLNRGNNWLANEGSVQIKIGNTLLQPTSTEAGTGYFKETIPVANIRPETGKITISNIERVTQSHPLNKSSNNTSIGWGAMYWQFYQDLDKVEGQSGALKVGKKLFVEKMAPTGKTLLPIEQTTLSKGDKVITRLVVSTDRNLEFVALKDLQASCFEPVNQLSGSQWKEGICYYQTTKDASTQFFFAYLPKGTYVFEYELWVNASGEYTSGITSIQCQYAPEFVSHTGGERITVR, via the coding sequence ATGAAGAAGTATTTTGTAGTCATAGCCATTACCTCCCTGCTTTTTGTCACATTACTGGTTGCTCAGAAATCAACAATTCCGCTCGAAAAACGTTGGAAAACAGTGCAGGAGCTTGCTGACAAGCAGCTACCCGAGTCGGCGCTGAAAGAAGTGGAAAGCATATTAGCTCAAGCACAGAAAGAGAAAAAGTCTGCCGATGTGATTAAAGCCATGATCTATAAAATGAGCTTTACACTGGATAAAAATCCCGATGAGACTTCAGCCCTGATAAAAGATTTTGAGTCGTTTACAGAAAAAAGCAGCGATCCCGCCGAAAAGGCTTTGCTCCACTCAATGACGGCAGAGCTTTACGCACTCATTTACCAGCGAGACCAGTGGACTATCAACCAACGTACCGAACTGAAAGGCACTGTGCCCGATGATATAAAAGAATGGACCAAGAATATATACTTTGATAAAATCAGTAAACATCTTTCGGCATCGCTCGATAATACTGCTGTTTTACAGAAAACAGATGCGGATAAATTCATAACCTTACTCCAAAAAGGCGATGACAGCAAAACCCTGCAACCAACCCTGTTCGATTTTTTAGGAAGCAGAAAAATCCATATTTTACAGCAAATATCGGCAGCCTGCTCACTGAAAAATCCACTGAGTGATACCTCGCTTTTTGCCGACATCAAAACTTTCACGTCACTCCCACTCGACTCGACTTACCGTGGCTCGACAGAAAATCAGGTGCTCGAAACATATCAGCAATTGCTTGCCTACAACAAGCAAACCAACAATATTCCTGCATTGCTGTACACCGACTTGCAAAGACTGAATTATATTAATCAAGAGAAAGAATCAGGCGATGATAATGACTCACTTTATATTCATGCGCTCAAACAGCTTGAAGCACAGTTTTCGGACAACGAAGCAGTGGTGGAAGTACTAGCCGAAAAAGCATCGTATTATCAAAATCGCCCACAGACTGCGAATCATTTGAAGACTGCTTATGAAATTTGCGAGCAGGGAATAAAACGATTCAAAAAGTATAAACGCATCAATTTATTAAAGAATATTCAATCTCAAATCACCCAAAAACAACTGGACATATTCTATCCGGTGATAGCACGACCTGCATCAACCTTTAAACTGAAAGTTCAAAGCGCCAATATTCAAACACTTCAATTGCAGGTATTCAAAATCAATGCTACAGCCGAACAGTACTTTAAATACAAACATAATAATCGAAATCAGAAAGTAATATACCCGGACAACACGCTGTTGGAAACACGGAATATAGAGGTAAAACCAAATACAAACTTTGAAAATCAAACAACTCCGATAGAATTCAAAACCGGCGATTTTGGAATTTATGAATTTCGGGTGCGTGAAAATAATGACTCAAGTGTTTCCGAAAGAACCTTGGGTGCATTTACCGTGACTAACCTAAGCTATATGAACCGAATCACCGAGCCCAATCTCGGCAACCTGTATGTGCTGGACAGACAAACCGGCCACCCTCAGGAACAGGTGAACGTGACGGTTTATAAAAACAAATGGGCACGCAACGAATATCAGCTAAATCTCATTAAACAGCTTGCAACGGATAAAACCGGGCTGTGCCAATACCCGTTTACGTCTAACGATGCCAACAATGTGTTTTTCTTTTCGAAAGGGAAAGATCAGTATTTTAGTTCTGAATCCTACTCGTATTTTAATCAGCATGATGCACGCAACAATGAATCGATGAAATTGAACTTGTTTACCGATCGTTCGCTGTATCGTCCCGGGCAAACAGTTTATTTTAAAGGAATAGCTTATCAAGCTGATAAAACAAACCAAAAAGTTGCAAATGAAGGCATCGCCTATGAAGTCACCCTGTTCGATGCCAACAATCAAAAAGTAACGGCAAAAAGCTTTAAAACAAACAGGTTCGGTTCATTTGCAGGCGAATTCGTGTTACCGCAGGGCGGACTGAACGGTGCTTACAGAATTCAATCCGGCACTTATTCTCAGGTTTTTTGGGTGGAAGAATACAAGCGTCCTACTTTCGAAGTAAAAATAGACAAACCCAAAAACGAAGTGAGTTTTGGCAATAAAGTAGCTTTGTCGGGAAGCGTAAAAGCCTACGCGGGCTATGCGGTTGGCGACGCAAAAGTGAAATACCGGATTATTCGCCGACCTCATCGTTACTGTTGGTGGTTCGAGGAACCCGATAAAGAAATTATTAACGGAACAACCGTATCAAAACCGGATGGAACCTTTGAAGTATCGTTTGTCCCCGAAAAATCGGACAAGGCAGAACTGAATGTGCGTGGACAATTCTACACTTACACCGTATATGCCGATGCTACCGACCTGAAAGGAGAAACACAAAAAGGAGAGCAGTCAGTATCGGTTGGCGACAAAGCCTTGTTTATTCTGGCTGAAGTTGATGATAAAATAGACAAGAAACAAGCCTGCAATATAGCTATTCATACTGAAACTGTAAATGGAGAGGCTGTACGCTCAAACATTAAATATACTGTGTCGCGCCTAGCCGAAACCACAGAATACAACGAAGAAATAACCAATAAAGCAATAGAACCGGAGGAAATCTACAACTTCAAAGTGCAGGAAGAAGTCCTTGCAGGCAACTTTGATACGGATAGTAAAAAATTACAGCTGGCTTTAGGCAAACTGGCTTCCGGACGGTATAAGATTCAATTTCAAACCACCGATGCTTACGGAAAACAAGTGACTACGGAGAAGATATTTATTCTTTATAGTCAGGATGATAAACGCCCGCCAGTAAAAACTTATGTCTGGCTACAGTCTCCGGTAACTGAATGTGCTGTAGGCGAATCAGCCACTATTCTGTTTGGTACCTCTACTCAAAACTCCATGATTTTGTATGAAGTAATGCAGGGAAACACTGTGCTGGAAAGTAAATGGATACCCTTCTCCGACGAAATCAGAAAGTTTAATATTCTTTACAAGGAAAGCTACGGAGCCGGTGTAACGGTGATGCTTACTTTTATGAAAAATGAGCAACTGTTTACTCGTTCGGTAACACTGACCAAAAAAGTGGCAGAAAGGAAGCTAACACCTGCATTAAGTGTATTCCGTAATAAACTACAGCCTGGCGAAAAAGCCGAATGGACAATTACAGTTCCGGAAACAGAGAAGAATAAAAATGTGGCTGAATTGATGGTTAGCATGTATGATGCTTCTTTAAATGCCATTCGCCCCCATACCTGGTTTTTCAACCCAACGAACCGTGAGCAGGTTGCTTTCTCTCCCAACTGGACATCAAACGGGAATAATTTCATGTCAGATAATGCTTTGTTTCTTATCCCTTATAAAACCATAAAAGAAATTCAATTGAACCAGCTGAATTGGTTTGGACTCGATGTTGCTATCCGCAATGGAATGAGGAATAGGAATCTATTTATCAGAGGATTAAATTCTAGGCGCGCAGGCAAGTTTACTGCACCTGTTATAAAAAAAGATGAAGAGATAAAAAGCCAAGATCTTCTTATGGATGCAAAAGTATCGATTTCTATCGCGGATGTCAAGGGCAATGATGAAGCGAATGGAAAAGATATTGCCGATGTAAGACAGGCAGTTACCCAAGAAGTAGAAGAAAAACCATTTTTTATGAAAGGGCCAAAGTTGAAAGAAAACAACACAGAAAGAAATCTTGTACAACTCCGCACCAACTTCAACGAAACTGCATTCTTCTATCCTCAACTACAAACCGATGCACAAGGAAATGTAAAGTTCACTTTCACGGCTCCCGAAAGTTTGACGCGCTGGGACGTGAAGATGTTAGCGCACACTGCTGATTTGTATTTCGGACAAGGCGAAGCACAAGTCGTTACGCAGAAGGATTTGATGGTACAAATGAATTTACCGCGCTTTGTTCGTCGGTCCGACAAACTAATATTAAGTGCCAATGTAGTCAATTTGACAGACAAAACTCTGACAGCCAACGTTAGCTTTGAATTGATTGACACCGCTACCGATAAACCCATAAAACTGAAAGACGCTGCACCTAAAGCAGTAACACTGGCGGCAAACGAAACTAAAGCGGTTCAATGGGAACTGACGGAATTTTCGCCCTACGAACTGGTAACCTGCAAGGTGATAGCACGCGCAGGCAACTTCAGCGATGGTGAGCAAAAATACCTGCCCGTATTGCCCGACAAGGTATTGATAACAGAAAGTTTGCCATTGACTATTCGGGGTAATGAAACCCGCACGTTCAATTTTGAAAGTCTTATAAAAAACAGTACTAAGGTAGACAGCAAAAATCTGTCAGTTGAGTTTTCGTCCTATCCGGCCTGGTATGCGGTACAAGCACTGCCTACCGTATCCGAACCACAAAGCGAAAATGCGTTGGATTATTTTACTGCTTATTACGCCAATTCGCTGGCGGGGTTTATTGCCAACTCCAATCCTAAAATTGCAGCTACTTTTGAACAGTGGCGAAAAGCAGGAGGAAGCCGCGAAGCACTACTTTCCAATCTGGAAAAGAACAGCGAACTGAAAAACATGTTGCTTGAGGAAACGCCTTGGGTAGTAGCTGCCAAAGATGAAACGGAACAGAAGCGGCAAATCGCCTTACTGTTCGACCTGAATATGCAGAAAAATCAGGCGAAACAATATATCGACAAGGTGATTTCCCTACAACAACCTTCGGGAGCATTTACATGGTTTAAAGGTATGCCCGATAGCCGTTATATCACCCAGGAAATCTTATTGAACTGGGCACGATTGGCAAAAATGACTAAGTCCGATATACTTACTGATTATCTCTCGTCGCTTACTGCTGCGTTGCATTATCTGGACTTAGAGATTGCCCGCGAATTTGCAAATCTCAGGAAGAATAATAAAAACTATGAGAAAGAAATGTCGGTAGATAATATGCAACTCTTCTATCTGCATCTCCGGTCGGAATATCCAACCATCCCGATTGATCAATCGGCACAGGAAGCTGTGAAGTTCTATACGGCCCAGTCCGAAAAATACTGGACAAATTTCACGCTTTACGGCAAAGCCATGATGGCACTGGTTGCCAACCGAAACGGGAAAACACTGTTGGCAAACAGTATTCTGAAATCGCTGAAAGAAAATGCGTTGAAAACCGATGAATTTGGTATGTACTGGGCTAAAAACACTTCCGGATATTTCTGGAACGAGCGACCGATAGCCGTGCAAGCTGCCATTATAGAAGCATTTTCCGAAATATCAAATAATACAGCAGATATCGATGAAATGAAAATCTGGCTGCTAAAACAAAAACAAACGCAACGTTGGGACTCTCCAATGTCAACGGTAAATGCCATTTATGCATTGCTGAACAGAGGAAATAATTGGTTAGCTAATGAAGGTTCGGTTCAGATAAAAATAGGAAATACGCTACTTCAACCAACCAGTACCGAAGCCGGAACAGGCTATTTTAAAGAAACTATACCGGTTGCTAATATTCGTCCTGAAACAGGCAAAATAACAATTTCCAACATTGAGAGGGTGACTCAAAGTCACCCCCTCAATAAGAGTTCCAATAATACTTCTATTGGCTGGGGTGCCATGTACTGGCAGTTTTATCAGGATCTGGATAAAGTAGAAGGACAAAGCGGTGCGCTAAAAGTCGGCAAAAAACTTTTTGTTGAAAAAATGGCTCCGACCGGAAAAACCCTGTTGCCAATTGAACAAACCACGCTATCGAAAGGTGACAAAGTCATTACCCGATTGGTAGTGAGTACAGACAGAAACCTGGAATTTGTTGCACTGAAAGACTTGCAGGCATCCTGCTTCGAACCGGTTAATCAACTTTCGGGTAGCCAATGGAAAGAAGGAATTTGCTATTATCAAACTACCAAAGACGCATCCACGCAATTTTTCTTCGCTTATCTACCCAAAGGCACTTACGTGTTCGAATACGAATTATGGGTAAATGCTTCGGGAGAATATACCAGTGGAATTACATCAATTCAGTGTCAGTATGCACCGGAGTTTGTTAGTCACACTGGAGGTGAAAGAATAACCGTGAGATAA